ATTAGCGTCATTGCCAAGGAGCTTAACTCTAGGTAGAAAACGCCAACCTCAATTGCAGTGATGACAGCTAAAATAATCCCGATGATTACATATTCTTTTGGTCCGGGATGACTGTGATTTTCGCTATGTGAATGCTCAGTTGCCATTCTGATGTCCTTACATAAGTCCTAATAATTGACCGGCATGTTTCGCACCTTCAGCAGCATGTCCTTCTTTGCCGTAGGCACCAATGAGGTATACCACCCCGAAGATAACAATCCATACTATATCGACAAAGTGCCAGTACAGGCCCGCAATTTCGACTTGAAGTGAGTTATCCTGACGAATTTTCCCTTTATAGGATGAGAACACAATCGTCCAGAGCCATATTACACCGAGAGTAACATGCGCCCCATGAAATCCTGTCATGATTAAGAAAGTACTTCCAAATAAGTTGGTTTGCGGTACGAGCCCGTAGTGTTTAAATTCTGCGAATTCATACATCTGGAAGCCAATAAAAATTGATCCTAATAAGGCAACTGAAACTGTCCAAAAACGGAATGACCCCATATTCCCACGTTGAATTGCAGCAAGCGCAAGGACCATTGCCAAACTGCTCATAAGAAGCACGAAAGTGCTGACGGAGGTAACAGGTATATTAAGAATTTCCTCTTGGGGGCCGCTAAGAGATTGGCCAGTATAAATAAGGTGTGTAGCAATCAGCGTTCCGAAGAACATGACATCCGAACCTAAGAAAGCCCACATAAGGAGTTTTCGGTTATCGAGGCCTGTTGAGGTTCGATGATCGTCTATGCCGCTAACGTATCGCATTTATTTCAATAGTTCCTTAAAAGCCATAATTTAATGTTCGGATTCCTCTGCAGTAAGTGGCTCAAAGACCCAACCATATGCACCACGAAAGAGAAGACAGCCAAAACCTACCATCACTGCAATGCCAGACCAGAAGTAATTATCATAAATCAAAAGACCTGCAGCAATCCCTGTAGCAGCGAACGCGAGTACTAAAGGCCAGTATGAAGGGCTGGGCATGTGCGGCTCTCCGTGTTCTGGTAATTCTGGAGGCTCGACAACATTCGCCTCTTCATCCCACAATGGGTAAAGACTTTCTACAGTAGGTACCACCGCAAAGTTATAATGATGTGGTGGCGATGGAATTGACCATTCTAAAGTGGCACCTTGCCATGGGTTCATCCCCGAAGGTGCACCAGAGCGGGCAGATACGATTAAGTTGTAGATCAAGACCAGGATAGATAAGGCAATAATAAATGCTCCGAAACTGACAAAAAGATTTAAATCGTCCCAATTTTGATCAGCCGTGTAGGTATAAATTCGTCGTGGCATTCCTAAGACACCAAGGAT
The nucleotide sequence above comes from Dehalococcoidia bacterium. Encoded proteins:
- a CDS encoding cytochrome c oxidase subunit 3; the protein is MRYVSGIDDHRTSTGLDNRKLLMWAFLGSDVMFFGTLIATHLIYTGQSLSGPQEEILNIPVTSVSTFVLLMSSLAMVLALAAIQRGNMGSFRFWTVSVALLGSIFIGFQMYEFAEFKHYGLVPQTNLFGSTFLIMTGFHGAHVTLGVIWLWTIVFSSYKGKIRQDNSLQVEIAGLYWHFVDIVWIVIFGVVYLIGAYGKEGHAAEGAKHAGQLLGLM